Within the Gloeobacter kilaueensis JS1 genome, the region CCACTGCCCCTGCCACCGGTCCGCTGCGGCTGGTTGCCCGCGACTACTGGCTCTGGAGCGACTATCAGATCAGCGCCGATCTCGATTTGCGCAGTCCCTTCGGTGCGGTCAGAACCGTCAACCTCGTTCCAGGGCTGTTGCAGATCGAATTTGTTCTGAGCACACCCCTGCCCGCCCTGCGCTCCAACAGTCAGCAGCAACAGGGCCAAACCCTTATCTGGCAGATCCAGCCCGGTGAAGTCAATCATCTGGAGGCGAGCTTCGTCGTGCCCAACCTGGCCCTCATCGGCTTGCTGGTGCTCGTCGCTGCCCTTGTGCTGTTTACCCTGCTGCGCCGCCGCCAACTCACCTGGCAACGCAAGTAGAACAGTTTACTACTCTCTCGAATACCGTGAGGGTCTGGTAAAATTTGGCCGATGGCTCTGAAGATACTGGTGATTGGCAGCGGGGGCCGCGAGCATTGTCTCGCCTGGTCACTTGCCCGCTCCGATGGGGTCGCCCAGGTCTGGATCGCCCCTGGTAACGGCGGCACGGCGGCAGAGGCCAAGTGTGCGAATCTGGCGATTGCACCGCTCGATTTTGCAGCGCTGGTCCGTTTTGCCAAAATCGAGCACATCGATCTGACAGTGGTCGGGCCGGAAGCGCCCCTCGCCGCCGGTATCGTCGATGCTTTTAAAGCAGAAGGGCTCGCGATCTTTGGCCCCACGCAGGCGGGGGCACAGCTGGAGGCGAGCAAAGTCTGGGCCAAGGCGCTGATGGCCGAGGCCGGTATACCGACGGCGGCAGCCCAGAGTTTCAACGACCTGGCCGCTGCCTGCGATCATGTGCGTGCAGTCGGTGCGCCTGTGGTCATCAAAGCCGACGGTCTGGCTGCAGGTAAGGGGGTGACGGTGGCCTTCACAACCGAAGAAGCCCTCGACGCCCTCGATGGTCTGAGCCGCTTCGGCGAAGCCGCCGCCACGATCGTCGTCGAAGAATTTATGGCCGGAGAAGAAGCCTCGGTGCTCGCCTTCACCGATGGCAGAACGATTCGGGTGATGCTCGCCGCCCAGGATCATAAGCGCATCGGCGAGGGGGACAGCGGTGCCAATACCGGCGGCATGGGAGCCTACGCTCCCACGCCGCTCGTGGGCAACGCGCTGCTAAAACAGATCGAAGCAAAGATTCTCGTTCCGACCGTCGAAGCGCTGCAGAAGCGGGGCATCGACTACCGGGGAGTGCTCTACGCCGGATTGATGATCGACGGGAGCGGACAGGCGCGGGTGGTCGAATTTAACTGCCGCTTCGGCGACCCGGAAACCCAGGTTATCCTGCCCCTACTGGAGACGCCCTTAGAAGAGGTGCTGCTGGCCACCGTCGCTGGCCGCCTTGAGGCGGTACCGCTGGTCTGGCGGACAGAAACGGCGGCCTGCGTGGTGCTGGCGGCGGCGGGCTATCCCGGCGAGTATCGCCAGGGCGATGCGATCAGCGGCCTGGAGGCGGCCCGCGCCGAGGGTGCCTGCATCTTTCATAGCGGCACCCACCAGGTGGGCGAGCGCACCCTTACCGCCGGTGGCCGGGTGCTGGCGCTTACCCACCTGGGAGCCGATCTGCCCGCTGCTTTGAACAACGTCTACCGGGCGGTCGCCCACGTTCACTTCGACGGAGCCTACTACCGCCGCGACATCGGCTGGCGAGCGCGGAGGCTTGGGCTGTGAAGTCTGCGGGCCGGCTTGAAATCGCACTCTGGTGGGCGCTCGTGGGGGCGGTGGTGCTCTGTTTTGCGCCGGTTCTTCTGGTGATGGGCGGGCTTTGGGCCATCAGCGGCGGACTTGAAAACCGGGCGATTGCCCTCATCGCCGTCGCCTACCTGGTGAGCCGTCAAAAAAATCTGCTGGGCGCACCGCCCGCTGCAGCCGTCTTCCAGGCACTGGGGCTTTTTGTGCTTGCCTGCGGGCTTTTTCTGGTGCAGCTCCCTGCCCTCAGCCTGCAAAATCTCGCCTTCTGCCTCGCTCTGACGGGCCTGGCGCTGTTTCGCTGGGGACGGACGGCTGTCGATAGCCTGGCCAGGCCGCTGCTTATCGTCGCGATGATCATGAGCATCAACGGCCTGGCCGACGGCTGGCTGCCTGCCTACACCCCCGTTGTGCAGTGGCTGCAGCATCTGGTGGCTGGACTGGGAGCCTACCTGCTCTGGATGGCGGGCCTGCCGGTCGTCCTCAAGGAGACGGTGATCACCGTCGGCGGGCTGGGCGGGGTCGATGTCAACGCCAACTGCTCGGGCATCCGCAGCCTGCTGGAGGTGGGAACCCTCGCTGCCGTCGCGATCATGACCATCTCCCGCCGCTCCTGGCTTGATAATCTGCGCTACTTTTTGCTGTGCGAACTGGTAGTGCTCGCCCTCAACGTTCTGCGGATCTTGCTTCTGGCCGTCGCCATCGCCTATACCAACCCCCACACCTTCGAGGCGCTGCACGAGGGATGGGGCGCTTCGCTCTACGGCAGCGGCATCAGCGCCGTGATCGTGCTGTTTACTTCCTGGTATTTCCAGTGGAATCCCTTCGACTCCCAGAGCGGCTCCGCCTCGGCCTGACGGCGGGTGCGCTCGTTGTGACAATTCTGGCAGGCTGGCAGCTCTGGCGGGGGTCCGCCAACCCCCTCGTCTACCGCAGCGGCGAGCAAAAACAGCGCAGCCAGTGGCAGCGGCTGGCCCGCGATCTACCAGGCGCGCTGGCGGGAGGCACGCTGGTGAGCGAGGACGCCAATCAGGCAAACGTGGACTTCGCCTCCCCGGCTCCCCCGCTGCGGCAGATCCGGGTCGTTCTGCTCTATACAGGCAGCCTGCTCAACGCCGAGCACACCCAGAGCTGGGCAAAGCGCGGCTACGAAGTGGTCGAACAGCCGCCAGCGATCGCCCGCACCCGCTGCGAGCATCTGATCAAGGGTGCCGAGCACAGGGCCCTGCTGTCGTACTATCTGAGCGCGAGCGAACAGTATCCCGACTTTGCTGCGATCCAGCAACTGCTGTTGTCCCGTCGCCTCGGTGCGCGCCGCTCCGAGTGGCTGTTGCGCGTCGAGTTGCCCTTCGACGGCAACTGCCAGACGACAAAAACGATCGCCCCGCTGCAGGCAGACCTCACCGGTCACCTGCAGAACTGGCTTAAAAAAGCCGCTAAAGACTTTTAAGATAGCTGAGCAGGTCCGCCATCTGGCGTTCGTTCAGCTCGAATTTGGGCATCGGCGGTGTCTGGCCGCTGGTCACCTGCCGGATGAGCTGCACGTCGGACTTGCGCTTTTTAACGTCGTGCAGATTTGGCCCGATCCAGCCGTTCGCCTCGGTGCCGTGACAACTGGAGCAGTTGCGCTCAAATAGATCCTGCCCCTGGGGCAACTGGCCGTGGATCGCGAGCACCTTTTGCTCGTAGGGAGTCTGGGCTCCCTCGGTGATCGAGTTAAAAGCGAGGCCCAGAACGCCCACCAGCAGCAGGGCGATCCCCGGAATGGCCATGGTTTTCCAAGACAGTCGGACCATCGGTGTTAAGGACTCTTACTATTTTTGTGTTCCTATACATCGAAGTTTACACTTTTTAGCAGTGGCTCCGCTGCAACTCACGATCTTCCTGCCAGTCCCCAGAAGCGGGCGCGCTCGGCGAGCCAGCCCTGCTTGAGCAACTGCGCTATCTGTTCGTTGACCCAGCGCCGGAGCGAATCGCTCGCCAGACCCCGGGGCATGGCGACGGCCAGACCGCTGGTGCCGAGGTCGGTACCGAGCAGGCGGTAGGCGGGATGAAACTGTGCCCAGCCTCCGAGCACGGAGCTATCGGCGGCAAAGCCGCTGACTTGGGCTGCGGCGACAGCTTCGACGCCCTGCGCGTAAGAAGCTACCGGTACCAGCACGGCGTGGGGCAAAAAGTCGTGCAGAGCCTGCTCGCTGTTGGAGCCTGCCAGCACCGCCAACTGAGCGCGGTCGAGATCGCCCAGGGTGCGGCTGGTGTCGCCCTGCTTGAGGAGGACTGCCTGGCTGACGGTGAGATAAGGATAGCTGTAATCGACCGCCCGCGCCCGTGGCACGCTGACGCTCAAGTTGGCGATGACCAGATCGACTTGTTGTCTTTGCAAGAGCGCCAGCCGGTCCTGGTTGCGCACCGCGACGAGCTTGAGGGCGTCCGGCCTGCCAAAAAGAGCAGTGGCCAGCGCACGGGCCAGATCGATTTCAAAACCGGCCAGCTCGCCCCCACGGCTCCGAAAACCAAGAGGAAACAGATCGTCCTTGACCGCGACGATCAGATACTGGCGCTGGCGAATCGCCTCAAGGGGGGCAGCTTGAAGCGGCAGCGGCAGCGCCGCCCAGATAAGCATCGGACCGGCCAGGGCGAAAAGCCTGCGCCGCATCAGTGGGACCGGGCAGCACGGGCAACCTGAGCAACGGCAGCAAATGCCTCAGTATCGGTGACCGCCAGTTGAGCCAGCATCTTGCGGTTGAGGGCGACGCCCGACTTGTGCAGTCCATCGATGAGGCGGCTGTAGGACAGACCCTCGGTGCGCGCCTGGGCATTGATGCGCACGATCCACAGCGAGCGGAAGTCGCGCTTTTTGGTGCGACGGTGGCGATAAGCGTAGCGCAACGCCTTCATCACCTGCTGGTTGGCGGCGGTGAAGAGCTTTGAATGGCTGCCCCGGAAGCCTTTGGCAAGTTTGAGAATCTTTTTGCGGCGCTTGCGGGCGACGTTGCCGCGCTTGACACGGACCATGACACTACTCCAAGGGTAAAAAGCGAACTACAGATAGGGGCACTGACGAGTGATCTTGTAGAGATCGCTCTCGGACGCCTCGGCCTTGACAGAGATGCTGCGCACCCGCGAACGCGACTTGTGCTGCATCAGGTGATTTTTGCCGGCGCGCAACCGGCGGATCTTGCCGCTGCCGGTGCGCTCGTAGCGCTTGGCGGCGGACTGGCGCGTCTTCATCTTGGGCATCGGCTTTTCTCTCAGGTCACAGGTGCCCGGTGGGCACGAATATCTATAGTACTGCAAAGCGGCGCTGCTCGGCGAGGGTGCCCCTAGCGGGCGATCGGAATCAGCGCTGGTCCTTCGCTTGCGGCGGGCGAAAAGGTGACCTGGCGGGTATGAATGCGCCAGTGGACAGTGACATAAAAAATCTTTTGCACCGCATCGAGGGGCACGTACAACTCTTCGCCCCGCCAGTAGGGGGCAACGCTCAAGACGATCAGCTGGCGATTGAGGGTGAGTACGGTCCCGTCGCTGATCGACGCTTCTTGATTCGCAAATTGCAGGTTAACGGCCCGGTCCGCCGGCAGCACGCGCAGGTTGGCCCGAAACGCCTGAGCGACGGCCATCAGCGAGACATAAGGCTGGCCCCGGCTCATCGTCACATCGAAGGGCAGGTCGTCCGCCAGAAGCGGCCACCCCCCCAAGCAGCCCAAAAGACAAAAGAGCACAACCCATCGGCGCATGGCGTCATTATTCCTCGAAATGGCAAAAGTTGAATAGTGCCCCTGGAGAGATCGCCTGCAAATGGTATGATGTTACGTCCCCGAGGGACAGACGGTTCATCTACAGGGATCTATGCAAACGGTTCTGATTACAGGTTCAGCGGGTCTGATCGGCTCCGAGTCGGTGCGTTTTTTTGCCGGGTTGGGTATGCGGGTGCTGGGAGTCGATAACGACATGCGCTCTTACTTTTTTGGCCCCACCGCCTCGACCGCCTGGAACCGGCAATTGCTCGCGGAGCAGTACGGCACGCTGTACCAGCACTACAGCGTCGATATTCGCGACCAGCAAGCGCTCGAAGCGATCTTCTCCGAGCACAACAGCGACATTCAGCTCATCGTCCACACCGCTGCCCAGCCCAGCCACGACTGGGCCGCCCGTGAACCGCAGGTAGACTTTACGATCAACGCCAACGGCACTCTCAATCTTTTAGAGGCGACGCGCCAGTTCTGCCCCGAGGCGGTCTTCATCTTTACTTCGACCAACAAAGTCTATGGCGATCTGCCCAACTTCTTACCCCTTATAGAGGAGCCGTTGCGCTGGGAGATCGCTCGCGAGCACCCCTACTACCGGGGCATCGACGAATCGATGTCGATCGATCAATCGAAGCACTCACTATTTGGTGCTTCTAAAGTGGCCGCCGACGTACTGGTGCAGGAGTATGGCCGCTACTTCGGTCTAAAAACGGCCAGCTTCAGAGGTGGTTGTCTTACCGGTCCTGCCCACTCCGGCGCGCAGTTGCACGGCTTTCTTGCCTACCTGATGAAGTGTACCGTCACCGGTTCGCCCTACACGATCTTTGGCTACAAGGGCAAGCAGGTGCGCGACAACATCCACAGCTACGATCTGGTCAACGCCTTCTGGCACTTTTATCGCCGCCCGCGCGCGGGCGAGGTCTACAACATCGGCGGTTCGCGCCACAGCAACTGCTCGATGCTCGAAGCGATCGCCATCTGCGAGGATCTCGCAGGCCGCAAGCTCAGCTACACCTACACCGACGACAACCGCTCGGGCGATCATATCTGGTACATCTCCGATGTGAGCAAATTCCAGGCCCACTACCCCGAGTGGCACTACAAGTACGACCTGCGCGCCATCCTCGAAGAACTCTACACGGCCCAGGCCGCAAAGGTCTAAATCGTGGACATCACCCGCGCCGTTCAAAATCTCTACGAGCGCTATCCCTTTCCGCCGGATCCGGTGAGTGCGGCCCCGCCCCCCGGCTGGAACTGGCGGTGGAGCTATAGCTTTGCCCACAGCTTTTGTCTGGGCGCTCGGCCAGAGCCACGAGGCGATCTGCGCATTCTCGACGCCGGTTGCGGCACCGGCGTGGGCACCGAGTACCTGGCCTACCTCAATCCGGAGGCGACCGTGGTAGCGGTCGATCTAAGCGAAGCGTCCCTCGCGATTGCCCGGCGTCGCTGTACCAAATTTGCCAACGTCCAGTTTCAGCAGTTGAGCCTTACCGACCTCGATCAGCTGCCCGGTCAGTTCGATCTGATCAACTGCGTGGGCGTGCTGCACCACCTGGCCGATCCGACAGCCGGTATTCGGGCTCTCGCAGCGAAGCTGGCTCCCGGCGGGCTGTTGCACATCTTTGTCTATGGCGAGTTGGGCCGCTGGGAGATCCGGCTGATGCAGGAGGCGATCCGGCTTCTCGCCCAGCCGGACGATCGACTGGGCGACGGTCTTAAAGTGGGTCGTGCCCTGTTTGAGGCACTGCCCGACAACAACCGCATCAAGCAGGCCGACCAGCGCTGGATCTTAGAAAATCACAACGACGCCTGCTTCGTCGATATGTACCTGCAGGTCCAGGAAGTGCGCTACACCATCCCAACCCTCTTTGATCTGATTGGCGCTTCGGGTCTTAAATTTCTGGGCTTCTCCAACCCCGACTTCTGGCAGATCGATCGCCTGGTAGGGCGGGTGCCCTGGCTTGGGGAGCGGGCAGCGAGTCTGGGTGAGCAGGAGCGCTACCGGCTTATCGAACTGCTCGATCCGGTGGTGGCCCACTACGAATTTTTCTTGGGCAGGCCGCCCCTTGAGCGCACCGTCTGGAGCGACGCGGCGATCGAGGCCGCGCTCCCCTTTCGCTGCCCTTATATCCATCCCTGGCCCGAAAAGCAGGTGTTCGACCACGAGTTTCGCGTCGTCGATCTCACTGACGCCGAATTTGCCTTCTTAGAGCGCTCCGACGGCAGGCTACCGGTTTTCCAGATTCGGGGGGAGGTCAGTCTGGAGCGCATCCGGGAACTGCTTGGGCACTTTTTGCTGCAGTTGTCCCCCTCAAGTACAATGCGTGCGTAGGTGTCCGTCAGGTGGTCCGGCCTGTCTAGCAACGATACCCGACACCCGCGAGAGGATAGGAGAACACTATGAGTGTCGTACTGACGACGATTCTCGGAGCCGACGAGCAGTTGCGCTACCCGAGCGTCGGTGAACTCGAACAGATCAAAAGCTTCATGGAGGATGCACCCGTCCGCCTGCAGATCGCCAAGACCCTGAGCGATGCGAGCGACCGCGTGGTCAAGCAGTCCGGCGACAAACTCTTCCAGCGCCGACCCGACCTCAATAACCCCGGCGGCAACGCCTACGGCGAGAAGCGCTTAGGTAGCTGCATCCGCGATCTGGGCTGGTACTATCGCCTGATCACCTACTCCATCGTGGCCGGCAACAACGAACCGGTCGATCGCATCGGCCTCACCGGCATCTTCGAGATGTACCGGATGCTTGAGGTGCCGATCCCGGCGATGGTCGAGTCGGTGCGCCTGCTCAAAAAAGAAGCGCTCGATCTATTGAGCCCGACGGAGGCGGAGATCGCCTCGCCTTACTTCGATTACGTGATCAACGCCATGCAGTAGGGCGATGGCGAACAATCTCATCACCCTCACAAGCTGGCTGGCGGGCGATTTTAGCAACCGCGAGCAAGCCTGGGCTGCCCCGGCCTTCTTTGCCCATATCCGCCTGTGTATGCGGCCTCTGCCCTGGCACGTCTTTGAAGGCTACGGGCTCTACTCCGAGCAGGCCGACGACTACGACTGGGCCCATCCCTACCGCGTCGTCGTCCTGCACCTCGTCGAGCAGGCCGATAGCGGCATCATCGAGTGCCGCAACTACGCCCTCAAGGACGTGGCTGCCTACTACGGTGCCTGCCGCGAACCGGACCGGGCCCGGCTGCACGCCCTCAACCTCGATCAGATGGAAGCGATGCCCGGCTGCACGTTTTTATTCCGGCGCGAGGACGACCACTTTTTAGGCCGGGTCAAACCCGGCAAGGGCTGCCGGGTGCGCCGGCGGGGCCAGGACACCTACCTCGACGGCGAGGCGAAGGTGAGTGCCGAATACTACGAGAGCATCGACCGTGGCCGCGACCTTGAAACCGATGAACAGGTCTGGGGCTCGGTCTCCGGACCCTTCCATTTTGCCAAGCAGGTAGACTTTGCCCACGAGGTCACAGCATTGCCATGAGCACCGAACTCCAGCGCCTCGAAGTTTTTCGCCGCCTGCCGCTCGGTGCCCAGCGCACCTTTATCGCCGCCACCCGCGCCAGCGAGTACCTGGCCGCCGATACCGGTTATCTGGAGTCCCTCGAGCAGGTACACCGCGAGTGCCTGGCCGCTGCTACCCCCGAACAACTCGCCCGCTACCGCCAGCCCGGTATCGAGCTTTAGGTAACAACTGTGTTTCGCCAATACCGCCAGGAGATTAACATTATTTAATGAATCATCAAAGTGCTTCTGTGTTAGAAAAAACAGGGAAGATTCTTTGCTGGCTGGCTTTCAGCCGTTTGCTCAGGAATAATCGTTAAAGGCAGGTAACAAAACGCCACTTGTCTTCATCGTCATCCACAGTGCGAACGGTTTATACTGCAGGTCTTGACTGCATATACCGATGACAGCTGCCCAGAGAGTTTTCTCGAGTTAAGAAGCTGTTTCGCTCGCAAGTCACATTCGATTGTGTAAGGAGAGCATGTAATGCAAGACGCATTCACCAGAACCATTGTTGCGGCGGATCTGCGCGGATCCTTTCTGAACGAGCAGGAGCTGGCTCAGCTGACCAACCTGATTAAGGAAAGCAACAAGCGCCTCGATGCCGTCAACACCATCACCAGCTACGCAGCCGACATCATTTCTGAGGCTGGCCACAAGCTGTTCGCCGAGCAGACCGACCTGATTCGTCCGGGTGGCAACGCCTACCCCAACCGCCGCATGGCCGCCTGCCTGCGCGACATGGAAATCATTCTGCGCTATATCTCCTACGCCCTGCTTGCAGGCGATGCCAGCGTGCTCGAAGATCGTTGCCTCAACGGTCTTAAAGAAACCTACGTCGCTCTTGGCACGCCGACCCGCTCGGTGTCCCGCGCCGTGCAGCTGATGAAGGAATCGGCGGTCAACAAGATTACCAACATCCCCGGCGTCACCCGCGGCGATTGCTCCGCCCTTGTCAACGAAGCTGCGACCTACTTTGACAAGGCCGCATCCTCCATCGCCTAACTTCATCAGGGAGAGCCAACATCATGAAAACCGTCATTACCGAAGTCATTGCCTCGGCTGATAGCCAGGGCCGTTTCCTCAACAACACCGAGCTGCAGGCCGCCAATGGCCGTTTCCAGCGCGCCACCGCGTCCCTGGAAGCCGCCCGCGCCCTCACCTCGAACGCCGACTCGCTCATCAAGGGTGCCGTCCAGGAAGTCTATAACAAGTTCCCCTACCTGACCCAGCCGGGCCAGATGGGCTATGGCGACACCAACCAGGCCAAGTGCGCCCGCGACATCAGCCACTACCTGCGCTTCATCACCTACAGCCTGGTTGCCGGTGGCACCGGCCCGCTCGACGATTACATCGTCGCCGGTCTGCGCGAGGTCAACCGTGCCTTCAACCTCTCGCCCAGCTGGTACATCGAGGCGCTCAAGTACATCAAGGGCCGCGTCAGCAGCCTGCTCTCCGGTCAGCCCCTGACCGAGGCCAACGCCTACATCGATTACGTGATCAACGCCCTCAGCTAGTCTGAACTGGTCGCGCAAGTGGTGAACCGGCCCCAGGCAGACATGCGTGGGGCCGGTTTTCGACTGTAGACCGCTTCTGTCGTTCGTGAGTGCTTGCCAAGAGGAGTGCCTGCTTGCGCTCATTTGTTTGTTTGACTGGAACAAGGCAAGGAAGATGCTGCCACCGCAAGCTTGCAAAAAGATGCAAAGCTGGATCCGCAGTCGGCACCTGATTTGTTCGGGCAACTTCTTCGTTCTCGAGACGCTAGGCTACTCGACGGTCGAGCGCTTCGGCGAATGCGTCGCGAGCGTTGGTGGTACGCTCATCGCCGTCGATCCGGTAGACAAGATCTGGATGGGCAACCATCGCCAGGTGATTCTTTATCGGGCCCGCGCCAGTCTCAACACCCAGTTTCTCCACGATCTCAAGCAGTACTGGGTCAAGTACGGCAGCCTTTATACCCGCTTTGACGAGCGCTGCGTGTTCTAGCGCCAGGGGGTGCTCCGCAAGCGCTCCAGAGCGTGGGCGATCGATTCGCGAATGTAGGGGTCGGTGTCCGGCTGGTCTTCGAGAGTGACGAGCGCTGCTGTGGCCCGCTGATCGCCGATCGAGGCGAGAGCGCCGATGGCGGCCATGCTCAGCAGAATATCCTCGCTCGTAATGGCCGCCATCAAAAGCTCGACGGCGGGCGCTCCGACGGTGCTGAGGGCTCCGACAGCCGCCAGCCGCACCCCAGGGTCCGGATCCTTGAGAGCCGCCTGCAGGGCACTTAAGCCCGCCTCCAAGAAGGGCTCCTCCGAAAAATTGAGGGCAAGGGCGGCGAGGGCGCTGGCACAGGCTGTCCGCACCGCTGCTGTGGGATGGTTGCGCAGTTGGGCAGCTAGAGCCGGTACGGCGGGTGATCCGACCAGAGCGAGGGTCTGGGCAGCGGTGCGCCGGTAGTCGCTGTCTTCGCTGGTTGTGACGAGCGCGATCAGCGCGTCGATCGTCTGCTCGTCGGCGGTCTCGGCAATCTCGCGCATCGCCTTTTCGCGCAGGTGCGGGTTTTTGTGCCGGAGGTAGGGGTACTGCTCGTCGAGGGTCATGCTCGTAGCCTCAATGGGTGAGGGCGGCCTGGGCAAGGCGGCTGGCCCGCGTGCGGATGAGCCAGTCCTCATCGTCTTTGAGAACCTCACAGCCTGAAAGATCGCCCAACTGGGTGAGGGCGAGCAGGCAGCTATATTTGAGTTCCCAGATGGGCAGGCCCAGACAGCTCTTGAGTTCGGCGACCGCACGCGGATCGCCTAGTTGAGCCAGAGCAATGGCGGCGGCGGAGCGGGACTTCATAAACTGGGGCCGCCGGTCCTGCAGGGCAGAGACGATTAGATCGTAGGACGGGGTGTGGCGCAACCAGCCCAATAGTTTGACGATGTGGTAGTGGGCACCGTAGTCGTTGTGACCAGCTGCTTCGTAAGTGGCAAGCAACGCCTTCGCCGCGTCCGGGTACTGCTCGATAATCGTCTGGGTGGCCAGGTAGCAGCGCCCAAAGTCGGTGCCATACAGTTCGCTCAGCAAAAATTCGAGCACCGGCGTCTGATCGTAGCGGTGGACCAGTTTGAGGCCAGCGGGGTGGTCCTTGAGGGTGCGATCGAGGCTGGGTTCGACCGCATCGAAGAAAATTGCCCCCGACGGCACGCCTCGATCGGCCAGATGACGGATCGCCCTGAGGCGAAAGACGACCGAGACCGGGCAGGCCGCAATTTCGCTCATCGCCGGATAGTACTCGACATCCATCAGATCCTGGAGCACGCCCCGGCGGGCATTGACGTTCGGATGCTGCAGATAGTCCATCAGGGCCGCTGCCCGGCTTTGATCGCCGGTGAGCTTGCTTGCCGCCGTGATCGCGGCGCTCGCGATCGGGGGCTCCGAAGACTGCTCGAAGGCGACGATCCGTTCGAGGGCCGGCTGGTAGTTTAATTTGGCGAGCACCTGGATAATCGTGCGGTAGCTCTGGGCTGGTCTTGTGAGCACACTGGCAATCGCTTCGAGAATTGCCGGGTCGGTGGTGCCAATCTCACCGATTGCCCAGACGGCATTCTCGACGGTGTAGCTGTCCTCTTCGCTCAGGCAGGCGCGAATATAAGGCAGCGCCCGCTCGGCTTTGAGCCGCCCCAGCGTCTCGATCGCCTTGCGGCGGGCAATGCGATGGTCGAGGGCCGGATTGGTATCTTCGATCGCCGCGATCAGGGCGCTGATCGAGCGGTCCGTCGGAAAATTGACCAGATGGGCGGCTGCGATGTAGCGGTCGGAGGTGTCCTCCATCTGCTCCAGCGGCATCGTCAAAAACGCAATCGCCTGCTCCTCGCCCAGCCCAGGAAAGATATTTGAAAAGCGGTTCTCCATTGCTCTGCCCACCGAAATAACCGTAAAAAGCTCCCGAAGCATTCCCTTGCTTAACAAAAGCAAGGTCGCAGCGGGAGCTTTCTCACTGTATCAAAGCGAC harbors:
- a CDS encoding exosortase/archaeosortase family protein produces the protein MKSAGRLEIALWWALVGAVVLCFAPVLLVMGGLWAISGGLENRAIALIAVAYLVSRQKNLLGAPPAAAVFQALGLFVLACGLFLVQLPALSLQNLAFCLALTGLALFRWGRTAVDSLARPLLIVAMIMSINGLADGWLPAYTPVVQWLQHLVAGLGAYLLWMAGLPVVLKETVITVGGLGGVDVNANCSGIRSLLEVGTLAAVAIMTISRRSWLDNLRYFLLCELVVLALNVLRILLLAVAIAYTNPHTFEALHEGWGASLYGSGISAVIVLFTSWYFQWNPFDSQSGSASA
- a CDS encoding stalk domain-containing protein, whose amino-acid sequence is MRRWVVLFCLLGCLGGWPLLADDLPFDVTMSRGQPYVSLMAVAQAFRANLRVLPADRAVNLQFANQEASISDGTVLTLNRQLIVLSVAPYWRGEELYVPLDAVQKIFYVTVHWRIHTRQVTFSPAASEGPALIPIAR
- a CDS encoding transporter substrate-binding domain-containing protein, producing the protein MRRRLFALAGPMLIWAALPLPLQAAPLEAIRQRQYLIVAVKDDLFPLGFRSRGGELAGFEIDLARALATALFGRPDALKLVAVRNQDRLALLQRQQVDLVIANLSVSVPRARAVDYSYPYLTVSQAVLLKQGDTSRTLGDLDRAQLAVLAGSNSEQALHDFLPHAVLVPVASYAQGVEAVAAAQVSGFAADSSVLGGWAQFHPAYRLLGTDLGTSGLAVAMPRGLASDSLRRWVNEQIAQLLKQGWLAERARFWGLAGRS
- the rpmI gene encoding 50S ribosomal protein L35, with amino-acid sequence MPKMKTRQSAAKRYERTGSGKIRRLRAGKNHLMQHKSRSRVRSISVKAEASESDLYKITRQCPYL
- a CDS encoding c-type cytochrome translates to MAIPGIALLLVGVLGLAFNSITEGAQTPYEQKVLAIHGQLPQGQDLFERNCSSCHGTEANGWIGPNLHDVKKRKSDVQLIRQVTSGQTPPMPKFELNERQMADLLSYLKSL
- the rplT gene encoding 50S ribosomal protein L20, with product MVRVKRGNVARKRRKKILKLAKGFRGSHSKLFTAANQQVMKALRYAYRHRRTKKRDFRSLWIVRINAQARTEGLSYSRLIDGLHKSGVALNRKMLAQLAVTDTEAFAAVAQVARAARSH
- a CDS encoding NAD-dependent epimerase/dehydratase family protein — its product is MQTVLITGSAGLIGSESVRFFAGLGMRVLGVDNDMRSYFFGPTASTAWNRQLLAEQYGTLYQHYSVDIRDQQALEAIFSEHNSDIQLIVHTAAQPSHDWAAREPQVDFTINANGTLNLLEATRQFCPEAVFIFTSTNKVYGDLPNFLPLIEEPLRWEIAREHPYYRGIDESMSIDQSKHSLFGASKVAADVLVQEYGRYFGLKTASFRGGCLTGPAHSGAQLHGFLAYLMKCTVTGSPYTIFGYKGKQVRDNIHSYDLVNAFWHFYRRPRAGEVYNIGGSRHSNCSMLEAIAICEDLAGRKLSYTYTDDNRSGDHIWYISDVSKFQAHYPEWHYKYDLRAILEELYTAQAAKV
- the apcD gene encoding allophycocyanin subunit alpha-B; this encodes MSVVLTTILGADEQLRYPSVGELEQIKSFMEDAPVRLQIAKTLSDASDRVVKQSGDKLFQRRPDLNNPGGNAYGEKRLGSCIRDLGWYYRLITYSIVAGNNEPVDRIGLTGIFEMYRMLEVPIPAMVESVRLLKKEALDLLSPTEAEIASPYFDYVINAMQ
- the purD gene encoding phosphoribosylamine--glycine ligase; protein product: MALKILVIGSGGREHCLAWSLARSDGVAQVWIAPGNGGTAAEAKCANLAIAPLDFAALVRFAKIEHIDLTVVGPEAPLAAGIVDAFKAEGLAIFGPTQAGAQLEASKVWAKALMAEAGIPTAAAQSFNDLAAACDHVRAVGAPVVIKADGLAAGKGVTVAFTTEEALDALDGLSRFGEAAATIVVEEFMAGEEASVLAFTDGRTIRVMLAAQDHKRIGEGDSGANTGGMGAYAPTPLVGNALLKQIEAKILVPTVEALQKRGIDYRGVLYAGLMIDGSGQARVVEFNCRFGDPETQVILPLLETPLEEVLLATVAGRLEAVPLVWRTETAACVVLAAAGYPGEYRQGDAISGLEAARAEGACIFHSGTHQVGERTLTAGGRVLALTHLGADLPAALNNVYRAVAHVHFDGAYYRRDIGWRARRLGL
- a CDS encoding class I SAM-dependent methyltransferase, whose protein sequence is MDITRAVQNLYERYPFPPDPVSAAPPPGWNWRWSYSFAHSFCLGARPEPRGDLRILDAGCGTGVGTEYLAYLNPEATVVAVDLSEASLAIARRRCTKFANVQFQQLSLTDLDQLPGQFDLINCVGVLHHLADPTAGIRALAAKLAPGGLLHIFVYGELGRWEIRLMQEAIRLLAQPDDRLGDGLKVGRALFEALPDNNRIKQADQRWILENHNDACFVDMYLQVQEVRYTIPTLFDLIGASGLKFLGFSNPDFWQIDRLVGRVPWLGERAASLGEQERYRLIELLDPVVAHYEFFLGRPPLERTVWSDAAIEAALPFRCPYIHPWPEKQVFDHEFRVVDLTDAEFAFLERSDGRLPVFQIRGEVSLERIRELLGHFLLQLSPSSTMRA